A part of Prolixibacteraceae bacterium genomic DNA contains:
- a CDS encoding deoxynucleoside kinase yields the protein MHIAIAGNIGSGKTTLTGLLAKHYNWEAHFEDADDNPYLSDFYDDMQRWSFNLQVYFLNSRFNQVLDIRETGKTVIQDRTIYEDAEIFAPNLHEMGLMPSRDFENYSSLFKLMSRMVQPPDLLIYLRSSIPNLVQQIQKRGRDYENSIRIDYLTQLNEKYNKWINNYDLGNLLIIDVDDIDFAHNPEDLSHIIDKIDAQINGLFNR from the coding sequence ATGCATATTGCCATTGCTGGAAATATCGGTTCCGGAAAAACAACATTAACAGGATTATTAGCAAAACATTACAACTGGGAAGCACATTTTGAAGATGCTGATGACAACCCATATCTTAGTGATTTCTACGATGATATGCAGAGATGGTCATTTAATCTTCAAGTCTATTTCTTAAATAGTCGCTTCAACCAAGTCCTTGATATCAGAGAAACTGGAAAGACCGTTATACAGGATAGAACGATTTATGAAGACGCTGAGATATTTGCTCCAAATCTACATGAAATGGGGTTAATGCCGTCTAGAGATTTTGAGAACTATAGCTCTCTTTTCAAACTTATGAGTCGTATGGTTCAACCACCCGATCTTCTTATTTATCTCCGATCATCTATACCTAATCTGGTACAACAGATTCAAAAAAGAGGACGAGATTACGAAAACTCTATTCGTATAGATTACTTAACCCAGCTGAATGAGAAGTACAATAAATGGATTAATAACTATGACCTAGGAAATCTTCTCATCATCGATGTCGATGATATCGATTTTGCTCACAATCCAGAGGACCTTAGTCATATTATCGATAAGATTGACGCCCAAATTAACGGACTCTTCAATCGCTAG